The following DNA comes from Buteo buteo chromosome 7, bButBut1.hap1.1, whole genome shotgun sequence.
TAGAGTTTGAGAAGCAACAAATACTTAAAAGTTTCTCATCTTTATCTGGTAGAGAGTCATTCATTGTTTTGTGGCCTAATAAGTTTCCTTATCGACTGTGGCCTTTGTACAAATCCTGTGGGTTGGCCTCTAGTATATGGTTATTAAACATATGCTTCTTAACACTTATAAACTTCCCGATTACTTTTTAGCTTAGAGTAAGGCATAATCTTTTGTCTttcacatgaaaacaaaacccaatccTAAGCCACGTACCAGgctgttttaaaacttttgtaGGTAGCACTCAGTGTAGTGGCAGCTACTATGCAAACCCTTTTTGCATTGCAAGCTATGCATGTGTGTCCCTACTGTTACTTCGCAGTGGCTGGAGGTGAGTCAGCAATGTTTGCGATGAGGAGCCAAGCATCTTAATCATAGTAGTAGAACGTAGGAACTTAAAGAAATGGCATTATTGCAGTTTTGTAGTATCTTAGGCAGTTGTTTTGAGTCTCagttaaataccttttttctgtaagaatatACAAACCTGATCAGACCAAATGTCTATTTATTGTGATATTTCTTATAGTGATGAACAGCAAATGCTTGGGGAAGGATATAAATCTAGGGCAAGCATGTCATTCTCCAGAATATTCCCTATTCTTCCACATCTTACACTTTTGGGATTTCCTGCTCTGGTGGTGGCATGATCTGACAGTAGCATAATAAGGTAACAGCCACAATCAACTGAGAGGCTGGAACTTAACCACTTAAACTACAATCTGTCTTTTTGAATCTGCATAATGCTACTTTTTCCATAATGCAGTGTAAGCATCTCCGGATTGTGTATGCAATGAGTTGTCATTATTGCAGTAATCCTTCTTACCGAAATGTAATCTTGGACTAGTATTGTCCTGAATGGTCTCTGAGCTTTTCACCTCCTTGTGGAATCTTCCAGATAGGTAAAGCTGCACTTAgagtataaaatatttgttctatTGGCAGGCATagatggctttatttttttatagaatTAGTTTTCTATTGGAGAAGATACAGGTAAGCTGTCGTCTTGCTTTTGTGTTGCCTGAGTTCTTAAGATTATTCATCAGGTTtaaactttcagggctggcttaTGGCTTTACCGTGGAAGACATAATAATCATTTTGTCTTGTTGAAATACCAGCCcagatttttgtgttttaagtAAAATTGGGCTCTTCACTAAATTAGAAACCTTTTTCTCCAACAATTTTGTAGATAGGCTGATAAATCTTTTCGGGTAAGATACTTGTTTATGGGTGGGATCCTAATCTGTTGTTGTGTATTTAACTAGTAACAGGATTAAGATTCTGAAGAGAAGACCTTTCAGTTCCTTTATCAGTGTATTGAGAGGCTATGTACCTAGTATGAAGAGTTGGTGAAGCTTGAGGGTTTTGTGCTTCAGTACAAATGGAAGAAAGCCTCAGGtgctcctccccaccccacagtGTCTTACTCTTGATGGTTGTCACCTGGCAAAAAGTCTGTTTGGCTTACTAAAAACACGTGGTTGTAAAAATCTTGCGGTGACAAGGCCTGTTTTCTGGTACTGGTTCTGAGAAgttgactgttttcttttggcacCATTTTTTCCATGGTTATGGTGGTTCTACAAGATGATAGTTAATGACCTTTGCAGAAGACTGAAGAGATGCAACAGGGCGAATATGTAGTGGCAGAGGCTGTGCTTCTTGGTAGGACTGGGTCTTGGGTATGCCTCCGTAAAAGCTATTGCTCAGCTTAAATGTGGTTTGTCCTCCAGTGCAGAGAGATTTTGGACCTCTGTTTCAAGGGCTTGTAGATGTTTAGGCTAGCAATGGATATAATCCTGCAGAAGCTAAGCAATTGATCAAATTTGTAATTATATGTTTGAGTGTGTTCTGAGAATCAGATACTCATTTACAGGGAACAGCAAGTCTTGTGtatagtttttttcctttaaatttccATGTTAGACAAATCTGCGTCTAGGGAAGAGATTGTGAAGGAAACCTGTAATGTAGTTGGTAAGCTtccccattttttccccccagttgTTACAATTTCCTGATACAGGCCAGAAGATCTTGGAAACTGTTACTGTATGTGTTTCTCAACCTCCACACTTCTGGAGTAATTATTACATGTGTATCATTGTTTATTATACAAGAGATAGGAGTGAATAGGGTTTTTTACTTCATCAAGAAGCAGGTTTTCTATAGAAGTGTTGTAGTACATACCATAGTATGGCTGAAGTGCTCTGTAGTTAATCCCAATTGGTAAAGCACAGAAGAACAtaaactgttttaaagaaaagctagaTTTTCTGTAATGTGTGTTGCGTTATGATGGTTAGAGACTACCTGTGGGGTGCACAAGGTTGCAAGTGTAATTGAAAAAGACATGGTGTACTTCAGAAACCTACCAGTTCCAGAGAAGGTATTAGTGTTGTTCAGTTTTCTCTGGCTTTCATAACTTCAGAGAAGATCTAACAGGACAAAATTAATGTGATCTTGGTTAGTTAAGCTTGCCACACATCTGAAACCGTGCATGTTTGATTAAAGCATAATGGTCATACTGAGTCAGACCAAAGATCTTCAGAGTGATGGAGGATGCCTGGGAATGAGTATCATAGATGAATAGTATGACATGACTAACCCCTCCTTTTTCTACacttaaattatttgtatttacataGAGGATATATCGTCAGCTCATGAACTTCAACAGCTAATGGTTGAAGGGAGGGCTATGCATTCACAAATACAGGTTAGTTTCTTAAACTGCAGATGTGGTGCAGTTTCAATTACTCCTCTTATTTGAAGGCAGTTAGACATTAAGCTTAAAGACAAGCCCTGTGTTTCTTGCTGGAGCTTGGCAAAGGTACCCAAATTGCAGAGACTGTAAGTCTTAATTCCCATTTGTCATCTTTGTTCACAAAAATTAACACAGTTAGGCCCATTATCTTTGGTGTAGCTCAGTTGTTTTAAGAAACTTCAAAATACGAGATGACTTAActtgcataatttaaaaaatttacagctttgaaataaattctttgtaTAGATGGTAGGGTCGTCCTTCAGGAAATAAGTCATAGTGCTTGCATTATTTAAATTGCATATTGTAACTATATCACATTGCCTCTAACTTAGCTAGGTTAAATTACAAAACTGCATGCTTGTGTTAATATTGAATGTATGTATGTGGAGTGTTTTAGGACAACTCTTGAAGTCTTCAGCAGAAACAATTCACCATTTTGCAATAGGATGGTGTTTTGTAAAAGTTTTATCAAATCCTTGGTGGATTTTTTGTTACTTTCTGTGATTCAGAGAAGCAAAATCTACTGGTAgaggtggggattttttttccacttctggtAAGAATAAGTCCCTATACAATTTTGTCGTACACATGTGGAGACCTGTTGGAGACTGATGACATTGTTCCTGCCAGGGAAAAAGATTGAGCTTATAGTTTCCATTGCTCAAATAGCTTATGCCTGTTAagattgtgattttttttgcacCAGAGGAAAAGATTGACAGTTAAGCTTTGTTAGTTTCCCATTGCTTGTGCTGCCGTGACACAGCAGAACATAAGGAGGTAAAATAACGGGGGAGGGATGATGTGTGGGCGAGGTAAATAGGCTACGGAACAGTAAGGCATCGTATTAGGGGAAGCATAGCCTAATAACATCATCGTGCTTTTGGCAGAAGCTAAGGATGTCATTCTAGTGTCCCTCTACCTGCAGGTAATAGCTATGAAGCAGTTGTCCTTTTGAGTAGATGGGGTAGTTGGGGCTTAGTCTCATTAATTATTagtcttgttttctgtctgtgggATTCCCAACGGTTCTAGAAGGTGGAAGGTAAATGGTAAATGAACTGAAGCACTGTGTGGCAGGACAAAACCCAATTCCTGGATGTCTCATACTAGGCTCTCAATTAGtatatatttaacatttttggcttttatttttctaatatgtCACAAGCAATCATAATGTGGTTAGGTAATGAAAGGATTATAACCTTCCTTAAGTAGTTCAAGCTTTTGCTTCCACTTGAGTGTAGGAAAGCTATATTtagtaataattattttaacCTCAGGTTTCAAGTCCTTTTTGAAAGGTTTAAACTATAAATAATCAGTTTGTATTTtgtgtgttatttttcagtgtaaatagCTGCTTGGCATGGGTAGATACGGTTGCTCTGGGTATCCTCAGGATTACTTTCCTGTTACTTCTCCAAGCAcctaatttttcttctggtggTTTCCTCTTGGAACTTTGACTTGCTTCCCTAATAACAGTACTTATACTTCTCTATATCTATTCAAATCtggattttttgggggggagggggggggttaATTGCCATGTTACACTGTATTCCAGTTGACAAATCAGTGGAGCATTCTGTAATTCTTCAGTTTATCCTTCCTGTGCCGAAAGCCAGATTACATTTGCTCATGCTTTTCTCACTATTCACTGCCTTTTCTGAAGCACTTTGAAGAACACGCATTCCTGTGGGATTGTACTGATAACTATTATCCACTGTGAAAAATGTGCTTGCTGCTAATGCTGTATCCTTTTTGTCTGTAtcctaaaacaaaaccaaaaaaaaacccacaacaaaaaaccagttatcttttaaagaatttttttggaCCCTTGTcagatgcatttaaaagaatatcAGATACTACTTTCTGTAGATGCTCGTATATTTGTTTGGAACACTCGATATAAAAGTCAGGAATAACTGTGTATGAAAGGAGGCGGGAGCCTATTTTCATAAGCTATCATTATCATACAACTTCTATTGAAtgatttgaaagatgctttaGCTATGAGAATAACTGTCTGAACTTTTCCTCCTAGAAATGGTTGAATCAATGAAGAAAGTGGCTGGAATGGATGTGGAGTTGacagtggaagaaagaaacctgctTTCTGTTGCATATAAAAACGTGATTGGAGCCAGAAGAGCTTCCTGGAGAATAATCAGCAGCAttgaacagaaagaagaaaacaaaggtggagaagataaattaaaaatgattCGGGAATATCGGCAAATGGTAAGATGTAGTTGGTGTTATGCCATAATGTCATTTAGTTAAGGTCCAGTTATGTTACCCTTGCTGTAAGCTGCCCTGGTATTCTAGATTGCCTGCAGTGTGGTGACCTGTAATAAAGTGACAGTCTTGAAAGGATGAAGTTTGTTCCTTGTCTGAAGAATAAATATACTTAGTGAAGGGGAGAGGTTGGGTGTTCTTGTGTAAACACTCAAAAGGCAGTAGActcaaaggagaaagggaggacTTTTCCTTCAGTGCATCTACATATCAGCTAAGCATTTGAACTGTGCTGGCACTTTGCTTCTTCCCTACTTAATCAAGTGTGAGGCTGTGTATGCTCAGGAGGCCTTGTTCTTTCCACTCCAACCTGACTTAGCCCAAGCAACTTTTTATTGGAAAAGTAGCATGTCAAAGGAGGTGTATGGCTGTTAAGTTTCTACTTCTGATAAAAGTTGCTTTGGATCATACAGACTTTGACACTTGGTGCTGTTGCAGTACTCTGTCCTGCAGAGTTCAAAATATTAACACTGTTAATTGAAATGCTAATGGGGAAGGATGTTCAGAGTTGGTTTTGGCATAAAAGCAGGCAGTGTAAAGCCAAATGGCCGTTTTATTTAACTCCTTTACCTTGTCTTTTATCACTGTGGTGGTTGCATTTCATGTATGTTGGCcttgttttgttactttttctcCCAGATGAAAACTTGGCAGGAGTTCCTGTAAACTAAGTGCTTAGCAGTTGGGTAACAGTGAATAGTTGCCTAGTTAGTCTTGTACAATTGGACTGACAGACCTATTATTAGCTCAGACAGCTATGCCTGTGTTGAAATTAGTGCTGACAGAGTATGGCTTCTTTGACAGCATCTAGTtcttaaaatgtagatttttatttttctttctttgtcccTAAGCTGGTCAGTTACACTGATAGCAGTTAAAGCAGTCAATATGGGATGAAGCACTCCATGTTCCTGGGAATGGGGGATGCTAAGATGTCATGGTCATCTCAACTGTGAAACTTGTATTTGTAGTGACCTCTAGGGCtttgttattttctctctcttgagaggggaaaaattgATCCACATAACTTCATGCTGAGTCTAGTCAGTCTGTGCAGCTTTACCTAAAATGGAGAACTTGGAGCAAGCTTTGACTTTTCATCAGTAAGAGCTAATGAAACCTTAAGCTATTAGAAGAGTGAGCTGTTgttcccccccttctcccttccttaaATGATGGTTTAGCACAGAGCAGGCATGCTCCCATACTGTTTAAGTCTCTGCAGAAATGTGTGGGATTTAATCTCCATTATTTGAGGACAAGCGCCTCCACATGGTTCAGCTCTTCACTTCCAGAGAAACAGTGGGGTCTATTACATCACCTGGCACCGATTCATATACCACCAATGGAAATGAAGTTGGCTTGGAAATCTTTTCTCAGGAATGGCTCTGGACTACTTTCTGTTGACTCACAGGGTTTCTGTTGCTCCATGGAATTGTTAAAGTTGTGAGTTTCTAATTTTATGCTGGCATGCTGAGGGGATGAGGCTCTGCCAGTTACATACAGTCCCAAATACTATTTCTTGATGGGTGTCTAAAATCTTTCTAACAGAACATATAAAATAAGACAATAGCTATATGATGATTGTTTATATTTGTCTTACACTGTCTGCTTCCAGGTTCTTTTGCCAGCGTTTTGTGGGTGGTTACTATCTTCTGCCAAAGGTCCTTTAATAGTGAAAAGACTATTTTCTCGTTTTTGAAAGGACTGTAAAAAAGGTGTTGTTCTGCATCTCTCTTTGTAAAGAGAGCAAGTATCATGCAGAACAGACTGCTGTGCAAGAAATCTATGTATGTACTCCTTGAAGTATCTATTGAGAGAGAGTGCCAGATGAAGTGCAGTGCCATGCCAGCAGTATCTTCAGCTGTTGAATCCTTAAAGGGAATAGCCATCACAGTTGCTTTAGGTGGAAGAGTGCTGTGGATAACTGTAACGTAGTTCCATACTGGAGAAAGACTAGCTGTGTTTACTCAATTCTAGCCTGAATTTTCCAAGAGGTTTCTATGTATCATCTGTAGCTGAAGACCAGGTCCTGTTTGTAGATGCTGGGAGACTTACTGTGAATTAGCATCTGCTATAAGGAGATTGTTAATGGGTTTGGCAAGATGGCATGGGGGCAGTAAGGGCCTGAAGAACACATTGCAAAGGTTTGGATGATGCTTCTAGCTGTTGCTGCTGGAACAGTAGCACAACTGCCCTGTTGTCGTGCTCAGTGCTTCTCTGAAGAGATAAGGTCCAGTGCAGGCTCAGCAGATTTTTGGTTATTATGCTTTGTCAACAAATAGGCACTCTTGTAGCATTTTTTCAGAGTAAGTTCAGTGTTGTTGGGAGACCCTTCCCAGGCTTGAAAGGCtctgaagaaggaggggaaaaaaaaaggcaaccaaAACACTTGTCTGGGGAGTGACAGGCCAAGTTTAAAGCACTGGGGAGTTGGAAAGAACCAGCATCTCTAGAAAAATACATCCCTCTCCTACCACCAGAACCAGGTGTGACTTTGCTCAGCTATAGAGTGCTGCTTGAGTTGAAATGGAAGGTGTAGTTTGTGTGCAAGTAATTATTTGACGGTTTTGGTCTACATCAGTATTTACTGTCATTTAGTACATGGCTCTTAAAAAATACTGGGAGTTTGTTTGAGCTACTAGCCAGTGTGACATGGGGCAGAACTCAAGGGATGATGGTGTTGTCAGAGTAGGGCTGGGCTGGTTTTGTCCGAGCTAGTCAAACTGAGAGATGATGGAAGGTGCCAGGCTGTGCCTTTACCCAAACCACTTAAGATAAATGTAACAAAACACATACATAGCCATGGGGAAAAATGCCACTTACTTGTTTCCTTTGTAGACAGGCTGCTTTTCTGGGTCCTGTGGCCATTTGGATACACAAAAGTAGAGCCTCTGGCTTTCTCATCTGACTGCATCTCTGTAGATAAGAACACACTGAGGCTTGCATTCTTCATCCTTGAGAGGATGAAGTGGTTTATGTCTGCACATAATGCAGTTCACTTCCTTGCAGTAAAACTAAATCCCTTCCCTAATAGCATATGGCAAGTATTCGCCTTCCTCTTACTGGTCTGTATTTGTGGCATGTGAGAATGTGTTTCTGGTGCTCTGACTTAAAACCTGGGTTGTATTCTGGGGCAGCTGCAAGggtctcttcttcccttcttcttaGAAAGGTTAGGCTATGAATTGGCATAAATGTGGGTGGTCtgtctgtttgttttggcaggggtgggagggaggtaGGTTACAGGCTTTAGCAACTGTTTCCTACTGTTCTAGTTTCATGTTGCATGTCAGTTGTGAGGTGCAGCTATTTTGGGGGCTATGTATTAAAACAGGTCAAAGAACTAGTACAGGCTACCCTTCCCCTGGTTGCTTCTGATAAGTTTCCTTATTTAGATCACCAGGTGGTTTACAAGCTTTTGTATCTGCTAAGAACAGAGTCTGGAATCTGATTAAGCCAGCACTACCACTAAAATAAAGAGGGGCAGGATGGATTGCAGGGGCTTCTACACACTCATCGGGGTGAGCAGTCTTTCCTTGCTGGTCAGACCCTGTAGTGCCATATGTCATACTTGGAGGTGGAATGGTGATAGACCCTAAACCTACCTTTTCCGAATGCTCTGAACAGGCTTAGTGTGGGCTCTTGTGCtcatctgctgctttgcagagtTCATTGAGCCACTGTCTAGAACAGATCCTTTTTGTAAAAGAGCTTTTagggttttgttgtggttttttttttgttgttttgttcttaatCAACTTGATTTGTATTAAATCTTTTTAAACTAAGCTTGGTCAGGACATTTACATTGCCCTGGACAGCAGCTGATCTCTGATAACTTGTGTGACTGATCCTTtaagcaaagctgaaaaaggTCTGTATGAGATGAAATAGAAGTTTGTACATGTATGGTTATTTAACAGAAGAGGATTAGAAACTGATTTAAttctttgcagttttgctgaagATCTCTCTGCAAAAGAAGTCATTGAAAAAGAGGATCAAGAGGAAAGAAGTTTGCAGGAACTGACTGCTGGCCAAAGGTTTTATAGCTTTTGTAGCCCAAGAATATATGAAGTAGACTCTTCTCAAGTGACCATATTTCAGCAACTTCCTTAAGCATTTGTCACATAACTTTAAGTATAGCATCTAACTTCCTCAATGTTAGGGCATTCTGCCATGGTTTATACATGAAATTTGCTGTAGATTAATTTCTCTAAAGGAACTTTTGCAAATCTGTTAAGTCATTTTGTACAAATcggtatgtgtatatatgtgccAGTTGAACATTTGTGGATCTataattttaacagcttttgaGGGTAGACGTTGTGGTTACAAACCCTAATAGTTTGGGAGCTATATGGTGATAAAAATATTGCATGGCAAGAAAAACGcttaaagaaagaaggaaagaaagctgCGTGGGTGGGAGGATAGGAAGGGATAGTGGACTAAGTGGGGCTGCTCTTGTGATCCAAGACATGCAGTTTCTGGTAGTTTCTTGTAACTGATGTTGATGCCTTTGCTTGAAAACCTCTACTTTATAGTACATAAAAGTAGCTTGAGCCAGAGTTGTCTTCAGCTATAGCTATGAAAGTTACTTGTGAAATCATGAAAGAGCAGCAACAGGTTGCTATCTGCACTTAACTAACTACTCCTGCTGTGAATGACATGGGATGCGCAGAGCAAATCTGGTTTTGGCAATGTTGATGTCAAAAGACAGTTTTTAGCTTTTTGGGGTATGCTTAGttcctttgctttcagatgTGAAACTTTGTGGTAAAACCTAACCTCATAGACCTTGCTTTGTATTCTAAGTTAGAAAAATTGAAGGTGATGTGACCATGTTTTCAACTTCAGCTATTAAAATCCAatatctgtttttaaataaggcttTATATTATTGGTTTTCTTTGGCCACAGATCTTGCTGTTAGTGTTgatgatttctgctttttctctcagttgctgtgctttgccttttttgccTGCTTTCTGAAGTCTGTATCTTCTGGAGTGTGTTTTCCTCTTGTATCTGacctttttgtgtgtgtggcacACCTTTATTCTGTTACGTTACTCCATGATTTGTGTCTGAAGGCTCTTCTGTTAAAGCTTTGTCTCCCAGGTAGTCAATAGAAACTTGTTCTGAAGGTGCCATTTAACTCTGGGGTGTAATGGAGTTTAGCAGATTTGTATTATCTTCAAATTGTCCCCTTCACCATTGCCACTTTTAGGGCAGCCTTCCAGGATCAAAGTAAGGAATTAGGAGTTGTGCAAGCCTTGCCATAAGGAATTATATCCTGAGACAAACTTAATGCAACTGTCTAGCAAGATGTCTTCCAGGGAATTTATAACTCCATTATTCAGTTACGCATTTCATCATACATCAGTCCTTGCCTGTTTTGTGTGCCAGCTAATTACGCAGAACTGTTTTGCTTAATGCACCTGTGGAAcagctaaattttttttttcttctgccctccccttTGGATTTTTATGATGTTGCCTGTTtgatatttgtatatttttgaaATAGCTCTTAGTCTTATGTGCTAACCTTGCctcctcttttcatttttttttttgttggttttttttttaataggttgaGACTGAACTGAAGTTAATCTGTTGTGACATTCTGGATGTACTGGACAAACACCTCATTCCAGCAGCTAACACTGGCGAGTCCAAGGTTTTCTATTACAAAATGTAAGTATCTTCTTGTGAGGCAAGGACCTCTTACTGTCTCTGAACTAGAGACAGAAGTAAAGTAGCTATACATGTGTTTTCTGCCTACTCAACCACAGTAACTTCTAGAAAGAGGGCAGTTCAGTCATGCCTAACCAATAGCCCTTTTTGGCAGCCTTTGAGGTGTTAGTGTTCTGATTGTGTGGTTTTGGATAGAAACTGTTGTTTGGAATACCGTCATGAGAACTTAACATAAGCTGTTGTGCAGCTCTTggatgtaagaaaaaaaaccgTTTTTGTTGATTGAGCTAATAATGTAGAAATCACATCCCTGCTTTGGTGTTTTCTTGCATGAGCTGTACACTCCTCATAAAGAGCAGAAAACTAGGTAGATTGGTAACTGTCATGTAGTGTCAACTTCAAAATTGCATTATCAAATGAAATTTGGAGTATGTTGCTGTTGTCACTAGTTTGATGCATATTTTGTACTTTCTGAAGCATAGTTTAAATCTTGAAATGATCAGAGAGGGTTTTCTCCTGTAGTTGAATTATCTCTATCCTTTAGATCAAAAACTTGCCTAAGTTTAGATGAGATGCAGTTGCACAGAGACAGTTTGGTAATGGAGAAGGTAATACTATGATTTTGTGTACTACTGCAAGAAAATAGGGGAACCCAAACTGTTTTTCCTGCCTGATGGTTTAAAATTCACTCAGGTACTAATGCACTATTGTCTAGACAGTAATTCAACAGCAGTGTCCTTTGTGTGTGCTGTTAATTTAGTGGCTGGTGGGGGGAAATAAGGCCTACTGACTTcttactgtttctgttttcaggaaGGGGGACTACCATAGGTATCTGGCCGAGTTTGCCACAGGAAATGACAGGAAGGAGGCTGCAGAGAATAGCTTGGTGGCTTATAAAGCTGCTAGTGATATTGCAATGACAGAACTCCCGCCAACACATCCTATCCGCTTAGGACTTGCGCTCAACTTCTCTGTATTCTACTATGAAATTCTTAATTCTCCTGATCGTGCCTGCAGGTAGGTAGTGCGTGGGAAGATGGGGAAATTTCATGTGAATACCAAACAAGCCAGAAGTGATTGCTACTTGGGTAATGGCTTTTCCTCAAGAGGAACACTGGGCTGGCTTTCTTCCTGCTAGTAAATGACTTGCTCTGAGGTCAATTCACTGGATAGGTTTTCaactttgccattttcttttgagTCCAGACCCATTTGTTTATCTGGGAATAGATCATGCATGAGAGGCAGAATAGTGATAACCTTGGATTGATCAACTAATGGCAGTTTAACAGCTTGCCTTGTTAACTCTGTGCATGCCCTTATCCTGCAAAAAGTATGAGGTGATTTAACTTGCTCCTCTTGCTGTTGGCTATTATACAAGGTTAGAGGGATCATGTTACTAATTTCTGTGAACTGTGAGTATGTATAGAATGACAATAGCTCATCTATCTGTAGGGGTCCAGCTTGTATGAGCATAAAAGTGATGATTGAAGCAAATACTGTCTGTCTTCT
Coding sequences within:
- the YWHAE gene encoding 14-3-3 protein epsilon isoform X1, with protein sequence MDDREDLVYQAKLAEQAERYDEMVESMKKVAGMDVELTVEERNLLSVAYKNVIGARRASWRIISSIEQKEENKGGEDKLKMIREYRQMVETELKLICCDILDVLDKHLIPAANTGESKVFYYKMKGDYHRYLAEFATGNDRKEAAENSLVAYKAASDIAMTELPPTHPIRLGLALNFSVFYYEILNSPDRACRLAKAAFDDAIAELDTLSEESYKDSTLIMQLLRDNLTLWTSDMQGDGEEQNKEALQDVEDENQ
- the YWHAE gene encoding 14-3-3 protein epsilon isoform X2 — protein: MDDREDLVYQAKLAEQAERYDEMVESMKKVAGMDVELTVEERNLLSVAYKNVIGARRASWRIISSIEQKEENKGGEDKLKMIREYRQMVETELKLICCDILDVLDKHLIPAANTGESKVFYYKMKGDYHRYLAEFATGNDRKEAAENSLVAYKAASDIAMTELPPTHPIRLGLALNFSVFYYEILNSPDRACRLAKAAFDDAIAELDTLSEESYKDSTLIMQLLRDNLTLWTSDMQGDDS